One genomic window of Coffea eugenioides isolate CCC68of chromosome 1, Ceug_1.0, whole genome shotgun sequence includes the following:
- the LOC113750743 gene encoding protein SLOW WALKER 1 translates to MAIMAEEDERRSTTAKTFPVRPKLKPTSNKSTPTAESKYWRSFKTPKDLQLPALVASITSISFAPTPPHDFALTHSATVTIFSSQNLEPKATISSAFSDTATSASFRSDSRLLAAGDLSGSVHVFDVKSRNPLRRLRGHSRPVRLVRYPRVDKLHLFSGGDDAVVKYWDVTTETQLFNLLGHKDYVRCGDASPVSDDMFISGSYDHTVRVWDVRASTSGSVMEISHGKPVEDVIYLPSGGIVATAGGNTVKIWDLIGGGRLLHTMESHNKTVTSLCVGKIGREGGEEAQQYRILSVSLDGYMKVFDYAKYKITHSMRFPNPLLSVGFSPDCSTRVIGTSNGTLYVGRRRVKEESAGEQALVDFAGLAVAEDEPKRRSLRPSYFRYFRRGQSEKPSETDYLIMRPKKVKLAEHDKLLKKFRHKEALVAALNGKNPENVVAVMEELVARKKLLRCVSNLDFEELELLLLFLQRYSTMPRYASFLMGLVSKVVDMRTEDIRSSNELRGHIRNLKRDLEEEIRVQQSLQEIEGIISPLLRIAARR, encoded by the coding sequence ATGGCAATAATGGCCGAAGAAGATGAAAGGAGAAGCACAACGGCCAAAACCTTCCCAGTAAGGCCAAAGCTGAAACCCACCTCTAATAAGTCCACCCCGACTGCAGAATCCAAATACTGGCGCTCCTTCAAAACTCCAAAAGACCTCCAACTTCCAGCCCTAGTAGCCTCCATAACCTCCATTTCTTTTGCTCCCACACCCCCTCATGACTTCGCCCTCACCCACTCCGCCACCGTCACTATCTTCTCCTCCCAAAATCTCGAGCCCAAGGCCACAATATCCTCCGCCTTCTCCGACACCGCCACCTCCGCCTCCTTCCGCTCCGACTCTCGGCTCCTCGCCGCTGGTGACCTCTCTGGATCTGTACACGTCTTCGATGTTAAGTCCCGTAATCCACTCCGTCGCCTCCGTGGCCACTCCCGGCCCGTCCGCCTGGTCCGCTACCCCCGGGTCGACAAGCTCCACCTCTTCTCCGGTGGCGATGATGCCGTTGTAAAGTACTGGGACGTCACCACTGAAACCCAACTTTTCAATCTATTAGGCCACAAAGACTACGTCCGGTGTGGCGACGCCTCTCCGGTGAGCGACGATATGTTTATATCGGGATCTTATGACCACACAGTTCGGGTCTGGGATGTACGGGCCTCAACTTCGGGTTCTGTCATGGAAATTAGTCACGGTAAACCCGTGGAAGATGTAATTTACCTTCCATCTGGCGGGATAGTTGCCACTGCTGGCGGGAATACCGTGAAAATATGGGATTTAATCGGAGGTGGGCGATTACTCCATACAATGGAGAGTCACAACAAGACTGTTACATCGCTTTGTGTGGGGAAGATTGGGAGGGAGGGTGGGGAGGAGGCACAACAATATAGAATTTTGAGCGTTTCATTGGATGGGTATATGAAGGTGTTTGATTATGCAAAGTACAAGATCACTCATTCGATGAGGTTTCCGAACCCTTTATTGTCTGTTGGGTTCTCACCGGATTGTTCGACGAGGGTGATTGGGACTTCCAATGGGACATTGTATGTTGGAAGGAGGAGAGTGAAGGAGGAGAGTGCAGGGGAGCAGGCATTAGTGGATTTTGCAGGATTGGCCGTCGCGGAGGATGAGCCCAAGAGACGGTCACTAAGGCCGTCATATTTCAGGTACTTCCGCAGGGGCCAGAGTGAGAAGCCTAGTGAGactgattacttgattatgagGCCAAAGAAGGTGAAGTTGGCGGAGCATGATAAGCTGTTGAAGAAGTTCAGGCATAAGGAAGCGCTGGTGGCTGCTCTGAATGGGAAGAACCCAGAGAATGTGGTGGCCGTCATGGAGGAATTAGTGGCGAGGAAAAAGTTGCTGAGATGTGTTTCAAATTTGGACTTTGAGGAGCTTGAGCTGTTGTTGCTGTTTCTGCAGAGGTACTCTACCATGCCGAGGTATGCATCATTTTTGATGGGGCTGGTAAGTAAAGTTGTTGACATGAGAACCGAAGACATTAGATCATCTAATGAATTAAGAGGGCACATTAGAAATCTCAAGCGAGATCTTGAGGAAGAGATAAGAGTACAGCAGTCTTTGCAAGAAATAGAGGGTATAATCTCTCCTTTACTAAGAATTGCTGCCAGACGATGA